The genomic stretch CTCGACGTTGCTGACTTTATAACGAACAACGTAGTCATGCCGCTCGGGGGACTCTTTATTGCTGTTTTTGTCGGTTGGTTCTGGGCTGATGGAGCAAAGGCCGAGATTACAGATAACGGGAAGAGAGTATTCCCGATGTACATGGTATGGCTCTGGATCTGCCGCGTAGTTGCTCCTGTCTGTATTGCTGCTATATTCATAACAGGGCTTAGGTGGTAACCTGCAGGATCGATCCCCGGAATTAACTATAACGATCTAGGGCCGCAGTTGACAAGACTGCGGCTCTTGTTATACTTGTCATAATCATCTGGATGAAAGCAGCAAGAGAGTTCCTGCCGTTGGAACGTCAGGACGCCGAAGGGGCAAGGCCGTAAGGGTTGAAACTCTCAGGCATAAGGATTGCTGCCGGACAGTACTCTGAAACCGACTCTGGCCTGTATTTGCTGCTGGGCGTTTTTAAGAGGACGAAGACAGAGGTATCTTGCCGAAGGGCGGGGTTCCTGTGGTCTTGTCTTCTTTTTCATATTCCTGTATCAGTAATAACCCCGGTCTGACGGGATGCGTCAGCCATTTGGAACTGGTTGACGGCAGTGTTCTTGCAGTGCTTACCGTATCGCGGGACAAGATTCATTCCGGGTGGCGTCTTGCCTCAAATCCTTTTTATGGAAATTTTAAACCAAACCAGCAACCGTACAGGACTCTGGTCCTATACAGAGACAGGTGCGCTGATAAAGTGTCTGTCGAGTTTGGATCACTCAAACTTATAGAGGATGCTATGGCCGCCTACAGCAACTCCGCTGTTCTGCGGCTGCCTGGGGAGTTTTCCGAGCGCATCGACGGAGATTTCAGATATATTGATTTTACTCTTATGGAAGAGACATTCCGCCAGTGCGGAATGCTCAGTTCTGTCATGGAAAGAACTGCGGGGAGGTGAGGTGTCGAAAAAAACCAAACCCGTAGCTGGAATATAAGACCCAGGATGTTATATGCCAGAGATGAAACACTGTTTGAAGGGAGGAATTCCATGAAACTGGAACTGCTTAAGGCACATGTAAAGAACATAGCATGGGGCGACAGGACCGTGCTTCTGAAGGATGGCACACTGCAGGTTTCCAAAGAAGAGCTGTTGTCTCAAGTCAACGACCCGGAGTTATTCAAAAGCGTCAATGCGGATATGGCTCGTCCGGGAGAGAGTACAAGAATAGTTCCCGTCAAGGATGTCATTGAGCCGCGCTGCAAGGTTGAGGGCGGCGGAGAGGTATTCCCCGGGATGATAAGCGACGTTGAATCCGTCGGTTCGGGAAAGACTTTTGTCCTCGATGGTGCCGCCGTTGTAACCTGCGGCCGCATAGTCGGTTTCCAGGAGGGCATTGTCGACATGAGCGGCAAGGGTTCGGAGTACACTCCGTTCTCTAAGACAATGAATGTCGTTCTTGTATTTGAGGCCAAGGAAGGCATCGAGGTATATGCCTATGAAAAAGCGTGCCGTCTTGCTGGGCTGAAGACAGCGCTCTATCTTGCGAAGTGCGCATACGAAGCAGGTGCGGCGGCGGATGAGGTCAAGAGCTATGAAATCCCCCCATTTGCCGAGAGCATGAAGGCATACCCCGGGCTTCCCAAGGTTGCGTATCTCTACATGCTTCAGTCGCAGGGACTTCTGCATGACACTTATGTTTACGGAATAGACGCGAAAAGGATCCTGCCGACGATTATCCATCCGAACGAGACGATGGACGGCGCGATAGTCTCCGGCAACTGCGTTTCTGCCTGTGACAAAAACAGCACGTATACCCACCAGAACAACCCTGTCATCCGTTCGCTCTATGAGCGTCATGGCAAGGATATCAACTTTGTGGGCGCAATAATCACGAACGAGAACGTGACCCTTGCAGACAAGCGCCGCAGCGCGGCTTACGCTATCAAAATAGCTAAGATGTTCGGCGTGGATGGTCTGGTGATAAGCGAAGAAGGTTTTGGCAACCCTGACGCGGATTTGATTATGAACTGCCGTATAGCAGAACAGTCCGGAATCAAGACAACTCTTATTACAGATGAGTACGCGGGACGCGACGGCGCGAGCCAGTCACTTGCGGATGCGGCGGTAGAGGCGGATGCCGTGGTCTCTGTCGGCAACGCTAACATGATAATAAATCTCCCTAAGATGGAGAAAATTATCGGTTTCACGGACTATGTTGACATCATTGCCGGAGGATTCGACGGTTCCCTGAAGGCAGACGGTTCAATCGAAGTAGAACTCCAGGCAATCACAGGATCTACATGCGAGCTTGGTTTTAATAAGCTCGGTGCGGAAACCTGGTAGGAGGGATATACCTATGACATACAGAGTAGTTCATTACATCAACCAGTTCTTCGCCGGCATAGGCGGAGAGGAAAAGGCCGGCATCAGGCCTGAGTCACGTCCAGGTCCCCTGGGGCCCGGCATGGCATTTAAAGCCGTTTTCGGCAAGGATGCCGAAATTGTCGGGACAGTTATCTGCGGTGACGGATATTTTGCCGAGAACATGGATAAGGCTACTGATACCGTGATCAAAATGATATCGGAGTTCAAGCCGGATGCCGTTATCGCCGGGCCTGCTTTCAACGCCGGACGTTACGGAACGGCCTGCGGAGGGGTTTGCGATGCCGTAACGAAGATTCTTGGTATACCTGTGGTAACGGGAATGTATCATGAGAACCCAGGCGTTGATATGTTCCGCAAGACAGTTTACATCATTGAGACTTCGGACAGTGCTCGCGGCATTAAAGACGCTGTGTCCGCCATGGCAAAATTTCTTCTGAAGGCGCTCAAGACCGGATCAATCGGCAGTCCCGCCGAAGACGGCTATATGGAGCGCGGGGTGCGTGTAAACTGCTTCTATGATGTTCCCGGTGCTGAACGTGCCGTTGATATGCTTGTCAAGAAGCTTAAGGGCGAGACGTTCAAGACGGAATACCCGATGCCGCACTTCGACAGGGTCGCCCCTGCGGAGCCGATAAAGGATATGAAGAACGCTACAATAGCGCTTGTCACATCCGGCGGGATCGTTCCAAAGGGCAACCCCGACCATATCGAGGCCTCAAGCGCGACGAAGTTTGGCACTTACAGCATCGCCGGAGTTCAGAGTGCTGACGCGGTAGCCTATGCCACTGCGCACGGCGGATATGACCCGACGTATGCCAACATAGATCCAAACAGAGTCCTTCCGATAGATGTGCTCAGAGATATGGAAAAAGCAGGGGAATTCAAAAAACTTTACGACTATTTCTCAACTACCGTAGGAAACGGGACCCCCGTTGCGAATGCGAAGAAGTTCGGGACCGAGATCGGGGAGAAAATGAAAAAAGACGGGGTTGACGGCGTGATACTGACCTCCACCTGAGGAACCTGCACTCGTTGCGGAGCAACGATGGTGAAGTCAATAGAAAGCTTTGGGATCCCAGTGGTGCACATTTGCACAATAGTACCTATCTCACAGACAGTCGGAGCAAACAGAATAGTTCCGGCAGTGGCAATACCGCATCCCCTCGGTGATCCTACGAAGACACCGGAGGAGGAGAAAGTTATCCGCCGTGCAATTCTTGAAAAGGCACTTAAGGCGCTGCAGACCCCTATATCCGAACAGACAGTGTTCTAAGGAATAAAAAACAGGGCGATCGCTGGGTTATGGCTTGGCGGTCGCCCGGCGGTCTTTTTTTAATCCAGATATGCGGCACCCTATGTATTATTCAGCGGGGAGCGATAACCTGTTACGAGGGAATTTTTGTCCGCTGACCCATTAAAATTTATTCAAATGCTGATGGATAACCTGCCCTTGCATAATTGCTCGGCATTTACTTTAATGGGATAATAAAATTGGAAACAACGGCCTGTATCAGGCATGATATTAATTAAATACAGAGAGGACGACCACAATGCCCAATGCAGCAATCAAAGCTACAGCTTATTCGTTGAACCATACCACGGAACTTGCACTCCGTTACGGGAATACCCCGTTTATTGAGCGGGAGACGCACCCTGATTCAGACTATCTTGCTGAGTTGCCGAAATATGTACAGGACTATGATTCAGCGGCGAGGTATGCGCCGAACCTCACATACATAGGAGCTATGGAGATCGATGAATTTGAAGCCAGACAGCATCCATGGTATGTCAACCTTGAACCCGAGGCGAAGCGCTACGGCAGATACGGTGAAATCATGCCTGAGGATGAAACGATAGGATTTATCGATATATGCGATGTGTTTGACCTTGTGTGGCTTGAGAAAAGCTTCGCAGCATCTGTCAGGGAAAAGCTGGCCGGGCACCCACTCATGAGAGATGATATACTTGTGCGTCTTGAAGCCGGCCACGACATGGCGGAGATAGAGCATGAAGTCGCAGAATCAGGGGCGCTTCCCCTGTATGTTGACGGCAAAATTTCAGGATGCAGCAGACGCGGCCATGAATTTGACCCCAACCTTACCGCCTACGAACTTCTTGTCAATATGACATCCAAGGCAAGCGCGGTCCTTTCACTGCTGCACCTCATAAAAAACAGCGGATTAAAACCGGAGGACATTGATTTTGTAATAGAATGCTCCGAAGAGGCAGCCGGCGACATGAACCAGCGCGGAGGCGGCAATTTCGCGAAAGCGATCGCTGAGATAGCAGGTTGTGTTAACTCGTCAGGATGCGATATCCGCGGCTTCTGTGCGGGGCCAGTTAATGCTGTGCTTGCCGGAGCGTCCATGGTGGCTGCCGGTGCAAGGAAGAACGTAGCGATCATAGCCGGAGGAGCGATCCCCAAGCTCTACATGAACAGCCGGGACCATGTTAAAAAAGGCCTTCCCGCGCTTGAAAACTGCCTTGGTTCTTTCGGCGTGCTCATAGTTCCTGATGACGGGACCCTTCCTGTGATACGCCTTGACACCATAGGCAAGCATACTGTCGGTGCCGGAGCTTCCCCGCAGACAGTGACAAGCGTCCTTACATGGGAGCCGCTCCAGAAAGTTGGGCTTACCTTCACAGACGTTGACAAATACGCACCCGAACTACACAATCCGGAGATAACACTTCCGGCCGGGGCGGGCAATGTTCCTGAAGCAAACTACAAAATGATAGCGGCTCTGGCTGTCATGAAGAAGCAGATAGAAAAGACCGATATGATGAGTTTCATCAAAAAACACGGAATGATCGGTTTTGCCCATACACAGGGGCATATTCCCTCAGGCGTTCCATTTATGGGACACGCTGCCGACGCCATAATGGCAGGTAAAATGAACAGGGCCATGATCATTGGCAAGGGAAGCCTGTTCCTCGGAAGACTTACGAACCTTGCCGACGGAGCATCTTTCCTCATTGAGAAGCCTGCGCCCATAAAGGCGGAAGCTGCCGGCGGAGTTACACGCGAAGAGGTCCGCGAACTCATACTTGATGCCCTCGGAGAACTTGCCGGCGGTCTGAAGCAGTAACGGGTGATTGCCATGGCAGACAAAACAGAGACTAAGCGGATCATAGGAGAAGTACTCTCCGAGATAATAGAAGAGGCAAAGGGCGGCGGAGGTAAAAAGATCAGGGTCGGACTCATGGCGTACGGCAGCGAGCTCGGCAGCGAAGAACTGCTGAGGGGTGCGTGTCTTGCAATGAATAATGACCCTTACCTCAGGGTTGTGCTAATAGGCCCTAAGGTTGGCGGCTATGATGACATGGAGTGGATAGAAACGCCGGCCTGCGATGCCGACATCGCACACGCGATGGAAAAAGCGCTTGATAATGGCATGATAGCCGGTGCTGTGGCCCTTCACTACCCATTCCCGCTCGGCGTGACGACCATAGGCAAGGTGCTTACGCCGGCAAGGGCAAAGCCCTGCTTTATCGCCTCGTCTACCGGGGCGTCATCGGCAAATCGCGTCGATGCTATGCTGCGCAATGCAATATACGGGATTGCTGCCGCCAAGGCAGACGGAATTGCTGACCCCACAGTCGGGATACTTAACCTCGACGGGGCGCAGACAGTCATCCGTGCGCTGCAGAAACTCAGTGCGGGCGGCTACAAAATCAACTTTGGAACCAGCATCCGCAAGGACGGGGGAGCGATACTGCGGGGGAACGACCTGCTGGCCGGTGCGGTCGACGTCTGCGTGACCGACACGCTTACCGGCAACGTGCTGATGAAACTCTTCGCGGCATGGAATACCGGCGGAGACTATGAAGCTCTTGGCTGGGGCTACGGTCCGTCGGCGGGCGAGGGCTGGGACAAGGTCGTCTCGATCATATCCCGTGCATCCGGAGCTCCTGTCATAGCAGGCGCGCTTTCGCTGAACGCGAGGTGTGTCAGGAACAACCTGCCCGCAATAGTTGTCGCCGAGCTTGAGTCAGCAAAAAAAGCGGGGCTCGTTGAAATTATCGAATCGCTGCAGCCTAAAAAAGAGGATGAGGCGGAGGATGTCAAAGCTCCTCCCGCAGAGCCCACCGACGAGGAACTCCACGGCATAGATGTCCTTGAGATAGAGACCGCCGTCAGGTTCCTCTGGAAAGCCGGTATCTATGCAGAGTCCTCAATGGGCTGCACCGGCCCGGTAATAAAGATGGCAGCAAAGAACGTTGAAAGAGCTGAAGCTTTACTCAGAGAGAACGGATACCTGTAGTAAAATGTCAAACGTGCGCCGGTTTGCTGTGAATAACGCGGAGTCCTTTTTGACCGGCAAACGGCTGCCATAAAGTTGCAGTATAAAAACGTTCAAATAACCGAGGGCGGTCAATGACCGCCCTCAACTCGATTAGAGAATAACAGCAAATCATCTGCCACTGTCTAGAACGCAGGAACTACACCCTTCGAAGATAAATTGTCTTTTATGTACTTCTTGACTTCCGGCGAGTTAAACGCTTTCGCAAGAGCTTTGATTTTTGGACTGTCCTTGTCTCCGCTTCTTACTGCCAGGACCACCGCATAAGGAGAATCCTTATCTTCAAGCGCCAGGGCCTCTTTTGCCGGGTCAAGGCCGGCATCTACCGCGAAGTTCATGTTGATCACGGAGATCGTCGTATCGGGAAGGCTGCGCGGCAGCTGCGGCGCTTCAAGTTCTATTATTTTCAGTTTGAGCGGGTTTTCAACTATGTCACGGGCTGTGAGCTGATTGCCCGGCTTCATCTTGAGCAGGCCCTCACGCTCAAGCAGTTTGTAGGCGCGGAAACCGTTAGTCGGATCGTTGGGTACTGCGACGACAGCGCCCTTTTTGATGTCCTTCAGCGATGTTATCTTCTTTGAGTAGATACCTATCGGAAGCATGTGTACTTTTATAAGCGGAATGATATCAAGTTTCTTTTCTTTCTTCATGTACTCAAGATACGGTATGTGCTGGAAGAAGTTTGCATCGAGCTCCTTGTTCTGCAGTGCGTAGTTGGGCTGCACGAAGTCAGTGAACTCCTTTATTACAAGTTCATAGCCCTCTTTCTTAAGCCCCTCTTTTGCAACAAGCGCTATGTTCTTTGCGGGGAATGGCGTTACTCCAAGCACGATTTTTTTGTCTGCGGCTGTGGCACAGGCCGGAATCAGGAGTGCTGCGAGAATTGCGATCATAATTGCTTTTTTCATTGTATTTTCCTCCTCAGATATAAGATATATTTTTTGATAAAAACTGCATACCATATTAAGATTTGAAAAACTTCTGCCTCCCATGTGCAGAAAGATAAAAAAAGACCGAGCCCAAAAGACCGGGCCCGGTCCTGATGCGGCACAGACTGATCAAACGCCGGCCGTTCCAGGAGAGGACCCACCCTTGCCGCACATTATCATAGACATCATTTCGAATATACAGGCATTGTTCATGGTGTTTCCTCCTTCCCTTTGAGCCGGTTTTTTTATTAAGCTGCTGAGATATTATCCTTTGATCGGCTAAATGTCAATCGAATGTGGACGACGTCATAATGCGAATCGAAGTGTTCCAACGCACAGCGGTTGCAAATTAACGGCGCATGGGTTCATGTCTGCTGTGATTACTTAAGGGGAGAGAACATTTTGCCCGGATTCAGAATATTGAGCGGATCAAAAGCTTTCTTGATCCCCTGCATAACCTCCAGTTCAGCCTGAGATTTGCTCTCCATGAGGATATGCTGTTTGACATACCCCACCCCGTGTTCCCCGCTTCCGACGCCGCCGAGCGCAATAGCTTCGCGGATGAGCGCCGTGAAAAATTCCTCCGAGTAGACCGCCCATTGCTCAGGAGTCATGCCCTCCGGTTTCATGGGTATCGGGTGGATGTTGCCGTCGCCTATGTGGGCAATTATACCCATCTCAAGTTTCCATTCGCTTCCTATGCGTTTTATGCGCCGGATCATTTCCGGCACCTCCGACAGAGGCACCATAAGGTCGCCTGAGCTGGATGCATACGGATCACTTGCTCTCATGCCTTCGAGCCCGTTCTGACGTACATTCCACATAGCGGCCGAATCTGTGCGGTTCTCCGCGACGAAGACTTCAAACGCACCGCAGTCCAGGCATATCTTCCCGACTGTTTCATATCCGTCTTCCAGCTGTTTCTCAGTGTCGCCCTCGACCTGTATGAGCAGGTAGCCCTCGCTCTGTTCCTGTTCCGGCAGGCGGCAGCCGAGGTATTCTGTAGTATGCCGCACCAGGTTTTTATCCATGAATTCACATGAAATGATTTTTCTGCCTGACCCTATGACCTTTGCGACACTCTCGACCAGCGTCTCTATATCAGGGTAACAGGCGAGAAGGTTCACAGTTCTGCCCGGTTTGGGTTCTAAATTGACAATAAGCTTTGTTGTTATTGCGAGAGTTCCCTCACTTCCCGCAAGCAGGTTGAGAATGCTGTAGCCCCATGTATCCTTTCTGAAGCGTCCGCCGAGATCCAGTACCTCGCCGGAAGGCAGGACGACCTCCGCACCAAGGACGTGGCGGCGGGTGTTGCCGTAGCGGATGACCTTGCCGCCGCCTGCGTTCGTTGCGAAGTTGCCTCCTATGAAGCTTGTCTCAGTGCTCATAGGGTAGCCTGCGTACAGTAATCCCTTCTCAGCGGCCGCACGGCAGAGGTCATTCGTTATGACGCCCGGTTCTGCGACCGCCACTCTGTTGATAGTGTCGATCTCCAAAATCCTGTTCATGCGT from Synergistaceae bacterium encodes the following:
- a CDS encoding GrdX family protein is translated as MVLSSFSYSCISNNPGLTGCVSHLELVDGSVLAVLTVSRDKIHSGWRLASNPFYGNFKPNQQPYRTLVLYRDRCADKVSVEFGSLKLIEDAMAAYSNSAVLRLPGEFSERIDGDFRYIDFTLMEETFRQCGMLSSVMERTAGR
- a CDS encoding glycine/sarcosine/betaine reductase component B subunit, giving the protein MKLELLKAHVKNIAWGDRTVLLKDGTLQVSKEELLSQVNDPELFKSVNADMARPGESTRIVPVKDVIEPRCKVEGGGEVFPGMISDVESVGSGKTFVLDGAAVVTCGRIVGFQEGIVDMSGKGSEYTPFSKTMNVVLVFEAKEGIEVYAYEKACRLAGLKTALYLAKCAYEAGAAADEVKSYEIPPFAESMKAYPGLPKVAYLYMLQSQGLLHDTYVYGIDAKRILPTIIHPNETMDGAIVSGNCVSACDKNSTYTHQNNPVIRSLYERHGKDINFVGAIITNENVTLADKRRSAAYAIKIAKMFGVDGLVISEEGFGNPDADLIMNCRIAEQSGIKTTLITDEYAGRDGASQSLADAAVEADAVVSVGNANMIINLPKMEKIIGFTDYVDIIAGGFDGSLKADGSIEVELQAITGSTCELGFNKLGAETW
- the grdB gene encoding glycine reductase complex selenoprotein B, coding for MTYRVVHYINQFFAGIGGEEKAGIRPESRPGPLGPGMAFKAVFGKDAEIVGTVICGDGYFAENMDKATDTVIKMISEFKPDAVIAGPAFNAGRYGTACGGVCDAVTKILGIPVVTGMYHENPGVDMFRKTVYIIETSDSARGIKDAVSAMAKFLLKALKTGSIGSPAEDGYMERGVRVNCFYDVPGAERAVDMLVKKLKGETFKTEYPMPHFDRVAPAEPIKDMKNATIALVTSGGIVPKGNPDHIEASSATKFGTYSIAGVQSADAVAYATAHGGYDPTYANIDPNRVLPIDVLRDMEKAGEFKKLYDYFSTTVGNGTPVANAKKFGTEIGEKMKKDGVDGVILTSTUGTCTRCGATMVKSIESFGIPVVHICTIVPISQTVGANRIVPAVAIPHPLGDPTKTPEEEKVIRRAILEKALKALQTPISEQTVF
- a CDS encoding DUF5940 domain-containing protein, with product MPNAAIKATAYSLNHTTELALRYGNTPFIERETHPDSDYLAELPKYVQDYDSAARYAPNLTYIGAMEIDEFEARQHPWYVNLEPEAKRYGRYGEIMPEDETIGFIDICDVFDLVWLEKSFAASVREKLAGHPLMRDDILVRLEAGHDMAEIEHEVAESGALPLYVDGKISGCSRRGHEFDPNLTAYELLVNMTSKASAVLSLLHLIKNSGLKPEDIDFVIECSEEAAGDMNQRGGGNFAKAIAEIAGCVNSSGCDIRGFCAGPVNAVLAGASMVAAGARKNVAIIAGGAIPKLYMNSRDHVKKGLPALENCLGSFGVLIVPDDGTLPVIRLDTIGKHTVGAGASPQTVTSVLTWEPLQKVGLTFTDVDKYAPELHNPEITLPAGAGNVPEANYKMIAALAVMKKQIEKTDMMSFIKKHGMIGFAHTQGHIPSGVPFMGHAADAIMAGKMNRAMIIGKGSLFLGRLTNLADGASFLIEKPAPIKAEAAGGVTREEVRELILDALGELAGGLKQ
- a CDS encoding glycine reductase, translating into MADKTETKRIIGEVLSEIIEEAKGGGGKKIRVGLMAYGSELGSEELLRGACLAMNNDPYLRVVLIGPKVGGYDDMEWIETPACDADIAHAMEKALDNGMIAGAVALHYPFPLGVTTIGKVLTPARAKPCFIASSTGASSANRVDAMLRNAIYGIAAAKADGIADPTVGILNLDGAQTVIRALQKLSAGGYKINFGTSIRKDGGAILRGNDLLAGAVDVCVTDTLTGNVLMKLFAAWNTGGDYEALGWGYGPSAGEGWDKVVSIISRASGAPVIAGALSLNARCVRNNLPAIVVAELESAKKAGLVEIIESLQPKKEDEAEDVKAPPAEPTDEELHGIDVLEIETAVRFLWKAGIYAESSMGCTGPVIKMAAKNVERAEALLRENGYL
- a CDS encoding MetQ/NlpA family ABC transporter substrate-binding protein; the protein is MKKAIMIAILAALLIPACATAADKKIVLGVTPFPAKNIALVAKEGLKKEGYELVIKEFTDFVQPNYALQNKELDANFFQHIPYLEYMKKEKKLDIIPLIKVHMLPIGIYSKKITSLKDIKKGAVVAVPNDPTNGFRAYKLLEREGLLKMKPGNQLTARDIVENPLKLKIIELEAPQLPRSLPDTTISVINMNFAVDAGLDPAKEALALEDKDSPYAVVLAVRSGDKDSPKIKALAKAFNSPEVKKYIKDNLSSKGVVPAF
- a CDS encoding FAD-binding oxidoreductase — its product is MMEPYGKLTGEICEELRSALDSGGFITDDADVLDNYAWDQAGRMWGHMPEAVVRPENTGQVSEIMKIASRYRIPVTPRGAGSGLNGGAVPVAGGIVLSLERMNRILEIDTINRVAVAEPGVITNDLCRAAAEKGLLYAGYPMSTETSFIGGNFATNAGGGKVIRYGNTRRHVLGAEVVLPSGEVLDLGGRFRKDTWGYSILNLLAGSEGTLAITTKLIVNLEPKPGRTVNLLACYPDIETLVESVAKVIGSGRKIISCEFMDKNLVRHTTEYLGCRLPEQEQSEGYLLIQVEGDTEKQLEDGYETVGKICLDCGAFEVFVAENRTDSAAMWNVRQNGLEGMRASDPYASSSGDLMVPLSEVPEMIRRIKRIGSEWKLEMGIIAHIGDGNIHPIPMKPEGMTPEQWAVYSEEFFTALIREAIALGGVGSGEHGVGYVKQHILMESKSQAELEVMQGIKKAFDPLNILNPGKMFSPLK